A portion of the Paenibacillus marchantiae genome contains these proteins:
- the mraY gene encoding phospho-N-acetylmuramoyl-pentapeptide-transferase codes for MDFQVLLLTIGVSFILAVIAAPLLIPLLRRMKFGQQVREDGPQSHLKKSGTPTMGGVVILLAFTLAFLKFSAVKNTDFYVLLVATLGFGLIGFLDDYIKIVFKRSLGLTARQKMIGQLFFSAVMCYLLIQNGHSTAISIPGTSVSFDWTGWFYYPFVVFMMLAITNAVNFTDGLDGLLSGVSAIAFGAFAIVAMQATSMPAAVCAAAMIGAVLGFLVYNAHPAKVFMGDTGSLGIGGAIGAVAIVTKTELLFVIIGGIFVIEILSVIIQVVSFKTRGKRVFKMSPIHHHFELSGWSEWRVVITFWAVGAILAALGLYLNKGL; via the coding sequence ATGGATTTTCAGGTATTACTGTTAACAATCGGTGTTTCATTTATTTTGGCGGTGATTGCTGCACCGCTCTTGATTCCATTGCTGCGTCGAATGAAGTTCGGACAGCAGGTTCGGGAAGATGGGCCACAGAGCCATCTGAAAAAAAGCGGAACACCTACAATGGGCGGAGTAGTTATTTTACTCGCGTTCACATTGGCCTTTTTGAAATTTTCAGCGGTCAAAAATACGGACTTTTACGTCCTGCTGGTGGCTACACTCGGCTTCGGTCTGATTGGTTTCCTGGATGACTACATCAAGATTGTATTCAAACGTTCACTGGGGCTGACGGCTAGACAAAAGATGATTGGTCAGTTGTTTTTCAGTGCAGTGATGTGCTATTTGCTTATCCAGAATGGACACAGCACAGCCATATCGATTCCAGGTACATCAGTCTCCTTTGACTGGACGGGATGGTTCTACTATCCGTTTGTGGTATTCATGATGCTTGCCATCACGAATGCAGTTAACTTTACCGATGGTCTGGACGGCTTGCTGTCCGGCGTGAGCGCCATCGCATTTGGGGCATTTGCCATTGTGGCGATGCAGGCAACATCCATGCCAGCAGCGGTATGTGCGGCGGCGATGATTGGTGCGGTACTTGGATTCCTGGTATATAACGCACACCCGGCCAAAGTGTTTATGGGAGATACAGGCTCACTCGGAATTGGTGGTGCGATTGGTGCCGTCGCCATTGTGACGAAGACAGAACTTCTTTTTGTCATCATTGGCGGTATTTTCGTCATCGAAATCCTGTCCGTTATCATTCAAGTAGTATCTTTCAAAACTCGTGGCAAACGCGTATTCAAAATGAGCCCGATTCATCATCACTTTGAACTGAGTGGCTGGTCGGAATGGCGAGTTGTCATTACTTTTTGGGCGGTAGGTGCCATTTTGGCCGCTCTCGGACTTTATCTCAACAAGGGGTTGTAA
- a CDS encoding UDP-N-acetylmuramoyl-tripeptide--D-alanyl-D-alanine ligase translates to MKRTLAQLAEMCGGTLTDIAAYGDVGVEGVFTDSRKPIQGSLFIPLVGERFDGHEFVQTCVEKGAAGALWQKDHGAAPQGAVIIVEDTLVALQELASSYLKENKASVVGITGSNGKTTTKDIVDAILSTTFKVHKTQGNFNNHIGLPLTVLSMEPDTEIVILEMGMSGRGEIEELSLIAQPDVAIITNIGESHLLQLGSRLEIARAKVEIAAGMKPGGLLIYNGDEPLIEQVLAEPATKLPEGLQRYTFGLQTDNDDYPTGIMNAQSGVAFTTKQFGEDALTLPLLGTHNVVNCLAALAVARHFGVAAEQIVAGLSRLKLTGMRIEIINGVSGLTMLNDAYNASPTSMKAAVDVLEGLKGYRIKVAVLGDMLELGPQEHELHRGIGEYITPDKMNMVLAYGPLSASIAEGARQNMPAEAVHTFESKEELTRYLLENLQSRDVVLFKASRGMKLEDVVEALKIAPLQNRVD, encoded by the coding sequence ATAAAAAGAACATTGGCACAATTGGCCGAGATGTGTGGAGGAACACTAACTGACATTGCTGCTTATGGTGATGTTGGTGTTGAAGGTGTATTTACAGATTCGCGTAAGCCCATTCAAGGCAGTCTCTTTATCCCGCTTGTTGGCGAAAGGTTTGACGGACATGAATTTGTGCAAACCTGTGTAGAGAAGGGCGCTGCCGGAGCTTTATGGCAAAAGGATCATGGAGCTGCACCTCAAGGTGCTGTGATTATTGTGGAGGATACCCTGGTTGCATTGCAGGAGCTTGCGTCCTCCTATTTAAAAGAAAACAAGGCCTCCGTTGTAGGCATTACAGGCAGCAATGGTAAAACAACAACAAAGGACATTGTGGATGCCATTCTGTCTACCACGTTCAAAGTGCATAAGACCCAAGGCAATTTCAATAATCATATTGGTTTGCCGCTTACCGTACTTAGCATGGAACCAGACACTGAGATCGTAATTCTGGAGATGGGCATGAGCGGCCGAGGAGAGATTGAAGAATTATCTTTAATTGCCCAGCCGGATGTCGCAATCATCACGAATATTGGTGAATCCCATCTACTTCAACTGGGATCTCGATTGGAGATTGCTCGGGCAAAAGTTGAAATTGCTGCTGGCATGAAACCAGGTGGATTGCTGATATACAACGGCGACGAACCGTTGATTGAGCAGGTTCTGGCGGAGCCAGCGACTAAGCTGCCTGAAGGGCTTCAACGGTATACATTTGGCTTGCAGACGGATAACGATGATTATCCTACTGGAATTATGAATGCACAGAGTGGGGTTGCGTTTACAACCAAGCAGTTTGGAGAGGATGCTCTTACACTGCCATTATTGGGGACACATAATGTGGTCAACTGTCTTGCTGCATTAGCGGTTGCCCGTCATTTTGGAGTGGCTGCTGAACAGATTGTAGCAGGACTGTCACGTTTGAAATTAACCGGCATGCGCATCGAGATTATTAACGGGGTCAGTGGTTTGACCATGCTCAATGATGCTTACAACGCTAGTCCAACCTCCATGAAAGCCGCTGTGGATGTGCTGGAGGGCCTTAAGGGGTATCGGATCAAAGTTGCCGTGCTCGGTGATATGCTAGAACTGGGGCCTCAGGAGCATGAGCTCCATCGGGGAATCGGTGAATATATTACACCCGACAAAATGAATATGGTGCTGGCTTATGGCCCTTTATCTGCGAGTATCGCAGAAGGAGCAAGACAAAACATGCCAGCAGAAGCCGTACACACTTTTGAGAGCAAGGAAGAATTGACCCGATATCTACTGGAGAATCTCCAATCCAGAGATGTTGTCTTGTTTAAGGCCTCCCGAGGCATGAAGCTTGAGGATGTGGTCGAAGCGCTAAAAATAGCTCCATTACAGAATAGAGTAGACTAG
- a CDS encoding UDP-N-acetylmuramoyl-L-alanyl-D-glutamate--2,6-diaminopimelate ligase codes for MLLKQLSSMLTTARVIGEPNTECQNLQTDSRQVQPGDLFICLPGHTVDGHNYAEKAVNAGAVALVVERELDLPVPQLLVKDSRFAMAVLADSFFDSPSRKMNMIGVTGTNGKTTTTYLIEKIMSDFGQKTGLIGTIQMRYDGRTYPMSGTTPEALDLQRSLNDMVQAGTDCCVMEVSSHALEQGRVKGTEFRTAVFTNLTQDHLDYHHSMEEYRGAKGLFFARLGNGYTEDASKRKFAVINADDPAAAYFISVTAAEVITYGMEENADVRASQISITSQGTSFHVDTFRGSTDIRLRMVGKFNVYNAMAAIAAALVEDIPLEEIKRSLETVPGVDGRVEAVDEGQSFAVIVDYAHTPDGLENVLRTVKEFAEGRVICVFGCGGDRDRTKRPLMGKIAAKYSDIVFVTSDNPRTEDPDLILKDIEQGLIEDAIQPDCYTMIVDRRQAIHEAIEMASPADVVLIAGKGHETYQIIGTTKTDFDDRIIAKEAIRGKSN; via the coding sequence GTGCTTTTAAAACAACTTTCATCAATGCTAACAACCGCCCGTGTCATTGGCGAACCAAATACAGAATGTCAAAACCTACAGACAGATTCTCGCCAGGTACAACCGGGAGATCTGTTTATCTGTCTTCCAGGACATACGGTTGACGGACATAACTATGCTGAGAAGGCTGTAAACGCTGGAGCTGTCGCTCTGGTTGTGGAACGAGAGCTGGATCTGCCTGTTCCGCAGTTGCTGGTAAAAGACAGCCGTTTCGCCATGGCTGTACTGGCAGATTCCTTTTTTGACTCACCAAGCCGTAAGATGAATATGATTGGTGTAACGGGAACCAACGGAAAAACAACGACTACCTATTTAATTGAAAAAATCATGAGTGACTTTGGTCAAAAAACAGGATTAATCGGGACCATTCAAATGCGCTATGACGGGCGCACATACCCGATGTCAGGTACTACACCGGAAGCACTTGATCTACAGCGCAGTCTGAATGATATGGTTCAAGCAGGCACGGACTGTTGTGTTATGGAAGTTTCATCCCACGCTTTGGAGCAAGGTCGGGTGAAGGGGACGGAATTCCGTACGGCTGTATTTACCAATTTGACGCAGGATCATCTGGATTACCATCATTCCATGGAAGAATATCGTGGAGCGAAAGGACTGTTCTTTGCACGGTTGGGTAACGGATATACCGAGGATGCTTCCAAGCGCAAATTTGCAGTAATCAACGCAGATGATCCCGCTGCAGCTTACTTTATATCTGTAACGGCAGCTGAAGTCATTACATACGGCATGGAGGAAAATGCGGATGTACGCGCATCCCAGATTTCAATTACCTCGCAGGGGACTTCTTTCCATGTAGACACATTCAGAGGCAGCACTGATATTCGTTTACGCATGGTAGGCAAATTCAATGTGTATAACGCAATGGCTGCCATCGCTGCTGCTCTGGTTGAAGACATTCCGCTGGAGGAGATCAAACGTAGTTTGGAAACGGTACCCGGCGTAGATGGACGTGTTGAGGCTGTTGACGAAGGACAGTCTTTTGCAGTCATTGTTGACTATGCTCATACCCCAGATGGCCTGGAGAACGTATTGCGGACGGTGAAGGAATTTGCTGAAGGCCGTGTGATCTGCGTATTTGGATGTGGTGGTGACCGAGATCGCACGAAGCGGCCTCTAATGGGCAAAATTGCTGCGAAGTATAGCGATATCGTATTTGTTACTTCCGACAATCCACGGACAGAAGATCCCGATCTGATTCTCAAGGATATTGAACAGGGCTTGATTGAAGATGCCATTCAACCTGACTGTTATACGATGATTGTGGATCGGCGCCAGGCGATTCATGAAGCTATTGAAATGGCAAGCCCTGCCGATGTAGTATTGATTGCGGGCAAGGGGCATGAGACCTATCAAATCATCGGCACAACCAAGACGGACTTTGACGATCGGATCATAGCGAAAGAAGCGATAAGGGGCAAATCCAATTGA
- a CDS encoding stage V sporulation protein D — MKGSSVNLRRRLLWSLVILVLLFSALVIRLAYVQLGKGPELSAKAEESWRRNIPYSAKRGEILDRNGTSLAYNITTPTIMAIPAQVKEAETTARALAPLLGMTEEKVLATIKKRELIVRLQPGGRKITMEKAQHIRDLKLPGIVVAEDNKRFYPYDDLAAHILGFTGIDNQGLTGVEKKYDDKLNGLNGSVSYLSDAAGRLMPGSSEKYVEPKDGLNLKLTIDKSIQSIMERELDQAMVKFQANSALAIAMNPKTGEILGMASRPGYEPADYQQYPADVYNRNLPIWMTYEPGSTFKIITLAAALEEKKVNLTQDQFYDPGFVEVGGARLRCWKKGGHGSQTFLQVVENSCNPGFVALGQRLGKESLFSYIKDFGFGTKTGIDLSGEASGILFKLSRVGPVELATTAFGQGVSVTPIQQVAAVSAAINGGKLYKPYVTKAWVHPETGEVMEEAKPELVRQVISEDTSKQVREALESVVAKGTGRPAFIDGYRVGGKTGTAQKVINGRYSSTEHIVSFIGFAPADDPQIVVYTAVDNPKGIQFGGVVAAPIVQNILEDALHYMNVPVRKDQVAKEYKYGETKIVTVPDLTGATVEDLYEDLNMNFMLAKSGSGKYVINQAPKPGARVDQGSTIRIYMGDVLNDIHDHTKEEGQEP; from the coding sequence GTGAAGGGGTCAAGCGTAAATCTGCGGCGTAGGTTGTTATGGAGTTTAGTGATTTTAGTTCTGTTATTCTCAGCCTTGGTAATCAGGCTTGCTTATGTACAGTTAGGGAAAGGACCGGAACTCTCTGCGAAAGCGGAAGAGTCTTGGCGGCGGAATATTCCTTATTCAGCCAAACGGGGAGAGATCCTGGATCGAAATGGAACCTCTCTCGCCTACAATATAACCACACCAACCATTATGGCGATTCCTGCCCAGGTCAAGGAAGCGGAGACAACAGCAAGAGCACTGGCTCCTTTGCTGGGGATGACCGAAGAGAAAGTGCTGGCAACCATCAAGAAAAGAGAACTAATTGTACGACTACAACCCGGTGGCCGCAAAATTACGATGGAGAAAGCTCAGCACATCCGTGATTTGAAGCTTCCGGGTATCGTTGTTGCTGAGGATAATAAACGCTTTTATCCTTATGATGATCTGGCGGCTCATATTCTTGGTTTTACGGGTATTGATAATCAGGGCTTAACGGGTGTAGAGAAAAAGTATGATGATAAGCTGAACGGTTTGAATGGCAGTGTGTCCTACTTGTCCGATGCGGCCGGAAGGCTTATGCCGGGCTCATCTGAGAAGTATGTGGAACCAAAGGATGGTCTGAACCTGAAGCTGACTATTGATAAATCGATTCAGTCCATCATGGAACGCGAGCTGGATCAGGCTATGGTCAAGTTCCAGGCCAACTCGGCGCTTGCTATTGCCATGAACCCTAAGACGGGTGAAATCCTTGGCATGGCCAGTAGACCCGGATACGAACCAGCCGATTATCAGCAATATCCGGCCGATGTATACAACCGGAATTTACCGATCTGGATGACGTACGAACCGGGTTCAACGTTTAAAATTATTACGCTCGCAGCAGCACTTGAAGAGAAAAAAGTAAATCTGACGCAGGATCAGTTCTATGATCCCGGATTTGTTGAAGTTGGAGGCGCTCGCCTGCGTTGCTGGAAAAAGGGCGGCCATGGAAGTCAGACCTTCCTCCAAGTCGTGGAGAACTCCTGCAACCCTGGATTTGTTGCACTGGGTCAGAGGCTGGGCAAAGAATCATTATTCTCCTATATTAAAGACTTCGGTTTTGGCACCAAAACAGGCATAGATCTGAGTGGTGAGGCCAGCGGGATTCTGTTCAAACTGTCACGGGTCGGTCCTGTGGAGCTTGCGACCACTGCTTTTGGTCAGGGGGTATCCGTTACGCCGATTCAGCAAGTAGCGGCTGTGTCAGCAGCTATTAATGGTGGTAAACTATACAAGCCATATGTTACAAAGGCTTGGGTTCATCCCGAAACGGGTGAAGTGATGGAAGAGGCCAAGCCGGAACTGGTTCGTCAAGTCATCTCGGAAGATACGTCCAAGCAAGTACGTGAAGCACTTGAGAGTGTCGTCGCCAAGGGTACGGGACGTCCGGCGTTTATTGATGGATACCGGGTTGGCGGAAAAACGGGTACGGCCCAGAAGGTAATCAATGGACGTTACTCCTCTACCGAGCATATTGTATCCTTTATCGGTTTTGCTCCAGCGGATGATCCGCAGATTGTTGTGTATACTGCGGTGGATAACCCGAAAGGGATTCAGTTCGGCGGCGTGGTTGCCGCACCGATCGTACAGAACATTCTGGAGGATGCGCTGCATTATATGAATGTTCCGGTTCGAAAGGATCAGGTAGCCAAAGAATACAAGTATGGAGAAACCAAAATCGTGACGGTTCCCGATCTGACAGGAGCTACGGTCGAAGACCTGTATGAGGATCTGAATATGAACTTTATGCTGGCCAAATCCGGCAGTGGGAAATATGTCATTAACCAGGCTCCAAAACCAGGAGCACGGGTTGATCAGGGTTCTACTATACGCATCTATATGGGTGATGTTCTGAATGATATTCATGATCATACCAAGGAGGAAGGACAAGAGCCCTGA
- a CDS encoding penicillin-binding transpeptidase domain-containing protein, translated as MVKRIKMRTLLIGGCITLFFLVLITRIFFIQVVNGGIWQERAAGLVEREQTIKASRGTITDRNGNILATDAPAYTVSVNPEMINKLGIEDVVINKLSSLLGKSESEMRALVTAKKKDGTFFQQREVRSEGYKISPELAAKVDEFREKLQDDYKAKNAIVMTQESKRFYPEETLASHLLGYMSRDGKAVNGLEVSYDEQLTGTDGYLNYQKDAKGYKLPDSQDNYLPPQNGSNLKLTIDDTIQYYIEDAMKEAVAQYNPLSMTVIAADPNTMEILGMANWPTFNPNTYAETPDQKNFINHAIQSIYEPGSTFKIVTLAGAVEEKLFDPNATFESKRVYIGGYPISDNGHAYGRISYLEGVKRSSNIAFVNLGYNMLGGERLRHYIDQFGFGKKTGIDLPSESASPIKPLVYKSEIATAAYGHGLVQVTPIQQVAAISAIANGGKLMEPHLVKEIINPNDGTSEVIKPKVVRQVISKESSKLVSGYLEQVVADQTIGTGRNAYIEGYRVAGKTGTARKVVNGTYSKSKDVVSFIGFAPVNNPKIAMLIVIDQPDGANIGGGTAAAPVFKKIVSQTLQYMGVPKDTVKTTDKKSKTTPVVQAKAPDLSGKTAKQARSQLLNAGIAYETLGQGENVIRQYPVAGAAMNPGQRIYLLTEESSKMKIPDLTGESLRDALEVLSLMKVGVTVKGEGYVVKQTEQVAGEQRTVELVLQTAKAAVTGIADEAPESSDPALGDETNNQGAADGTGNTEETGKTDPPSNETKSSGNTSDGASLP; from the coding sequence ATGGTAAAAAGAATAAAGATGCGCACGCTGCTTATAGGGGGATGTATTACCCTCTTTTTTCTTGTATTAATAACCCGCATATTCTTTATTCAGGTTGTTAATGGCGGTATTTGGCAGGAGCGAGCAGCTGGTTTGGTCGAACGTGAACAAACCATCAAGGCCAGTCGCGGGACAATCACAGACCGCAATGGTAACATCCTGGCCACAGATGCACCTGCTTACACGGTATCTGTAAACCCGGAGATGATTAATAAACTTGGGATTGAAGATGTGGTTATTAACAAATTATCTAGTTTATTGGGTAAAAGCGAGAGTGAAATGCGCGCACTTGTAACAGCCAAAAAGAAAGATGGGACATTCTTTCAACAACGTGAAGTGCGCAGTGAAGGGTATAAAATTAGCCCTGAACTCGCTGCTAAAGTAGACGAATTTCGCGAAAAACTTCAGGATGACTACAAGGCTAAAAACGCGATTGTCATGACACAGGAGTCGAAGCGATTTTATCCAGAAGAAACGCTCGCCTCTCATCTGCTGGGATACATGAGCCGTGATGGCAAAGCGGTTAACGGACTTGAGGTCTCGTATGATGAACAGCTTACAGGTACAGATGGTTATCTGAACTATCAGAAGGATGCCAAAGGGTACAAGCTGCCTGATTCCCAGGACAACTACCTTCCACCGCAGAATGGAAGTAACTTGAAACTGACGATTGATGATACAATTCAGTACTACATCGAAGATGCAATGAAAGAAGCGGTAGCCCAGTACAATCCACTGAGCATGACTGTCATTGCAGCAGATCCTAACACGATGGAAATCTTAGGAATGGCCAATTGGCCGACCTTTAATCCTAATACGTATGCGGAAACGCCGGATCAGAAGAATTTTATCAATCATGCGATACAATCCATCTATGAACCAGGGTCTACTTTTAAAATTGTTACTCTGGCGGGTGCGGTTGAAGAGAAGCTGTTTGATCCGAATGCTACGTTTGAATCCAAGCGAGTCTATATCGGTGGCTACCCAATCAGTGATAACGGTCACGCCTATGGCCGGATTTCCTACTTGGAAGGTGTCAAACGTTCAAGTAACATTGCGTTCGTTAATCTGGGCTATAACATGCTTGGCGGTGAACGTTTGCGTCATTACATAGACCAATTCGGTTTTGGTAAAAAGACGGGCATTGATCTGCCGAGTGAATCGGCTTCACCAATCAAGCCGCTGGTTTATAAATCGGAAATTGCCACAGCAGCATATGGTCATGGTCTCGTACAGGTAACGCCAATCCAGCAGGTAGCGGCCATTTCGGCCATTGCCAACGGCGGCAAACTTATGGAACCGCATCTGGTAAAGGAAATTATTAACCCGAATGACGGTACATCAGAAGTAATCAAGCCGAAGGTCGTTCGTCAGGTCATTTCCAAGGAATCTTCCAAACTGGTGAGTGGGTATCTGGAACAGGTTGTAGCCGACCAAACGATTGGTACAGGGCGCAATGCTTATATCGAAGGATACCGTGTGGCTGGTAAAACGGGTACGGCAAGAAAAGTTGTGAATGGGACATACAGTAAATCCAAAGACGTCGTTTCGTTTATCGGATTTGCACCTGTAAATAATCCCAAAATCGCGATGTTAATTGTGATTGACCAGCCTGACGGTGCCAATATTGGCGGCGGTACTGCAGCTGCTCCGGTATTCAAGAAGATTGTGAGCCAGACCCTTCAATACATGGGAGTTCCCAAAGATACAGTAAAGACCACTGACAAAAAGTCAAAAACAACGCCGGTCGTTCAAGCTAAAGCTCCTGATCTGTCAGGTAAGACAGCCAAACAGGCTAGAAGCCAACTTTTGAACGCAGGAATTGCCTATGAGACGCTTGGTCAGGGTGAAAATGTCATTCGCCAGTATCCTGTGGCGGGTGCAGCCATGAATCCTGGCCAACGAATCTACCTTTTGACCGAAGAGAGCAGCAAAATGAAGATCCCTGATCTGACTGGCGAATCTCTACGAGATGCACTTGAAGTGCTCTCCCTCATGAAAGTGGGCGTAACCGTTAAAGGTGAAGGATATGTGGTGAAGCAAACGGAGCAGGTGGCAGGCGAACAGAGAACGGTTGAGCTTGTGCTGCAGACGGCCAAAGCGGCAGTTACCGGTATAGCAGATGAAGCTCCTGAGTCTTCTGATCCAGCATTAGGGGACGAGACTAACAATCAGGGAGCAGCTGATGGAACGGGGAACACCGAAGAAACGGGCAAAACGGATCCACCTTCAAATGAGACAAAATCGTCTGGTAACACTTCGGACGGGGCTTCGCTTCCATAG
- the rsmH gene encoding 16S rRNA (cytosine(1402)-N(4))-methyltransferase RsmH, which produces MFHHITVLKEEATEGLNIKQDGIYVDCTLGGGGHSSVIASKLGPGGRLIALDQDDWALDNAREKLAPYGERITLVKTNFRDLEQVLKELDVPMKDGVPQVDGILYDLGVSSPQFDEGERGFSYNHDAPLDMRMDQDASLTAKEIVNEWPEEEIARILYRYGEEKFSRRIARVIIEKRKQSTIETTGELVELIKEGIPAAARRTGGHPAKRSFQALRIAVNDELGAFEEALHQAVRCLAPGGRVSVITFHSLEDRICKQIFSSYLEKCTCPPDFPLCVCGGKGTMRLVNRKPLIPTETELAENSRARSAKLRVAEKL; this is translated from the coding sequence TTGTTTCACCACATAACCGTACTCAAAGAAGAGGCAACAGAGGGATTAAACATCAAGCAGGACGGTATATACGTGGACTGCACTTTAGGCGGTGGCGGACATAGCTCCGTGATTGCATCCAAGCTCGGTCCAGGGGGACGTCTGATCGCACTGGATCAGGATGATTGGGCTTTGGATAACGCGCGTGAAAAATTGGCTCCATATGGAGAGCGGATTACATTGGTGAAAACCAATTTCCGTGATCTCGAACAGGTACTGAAAGAACTGGATGTACCGATGAAAGATGGCGTGCCACAGGTAGATGGCATTTTGTACGATTTGGGGGTATCATCGCCGCAATTCGACGAAGGAGAACGTGGATTTAGCTACAATCACGATGCTCCGTTGGATATGCGTATGGATCAGGACGCATCCCTTACCGCCAAAGAGATTGTTAACGAATGGCCGGAAGAGGAGATTGCCCGCATTTTGTATCGCTATGGTGAAGAGAAATTCTCTAGACGAATTGCGCGTGTCATTATTGAAAAGAGGAAGCAATCCACTATTGAGACTACTGGCGAACTGGTGGAATTGATCAAAGAAGGGATTCCGGCGGCGGCTCGTCGTACCGGAGGACATCCTGCAAAACGCAGCTTCCAGGCATTGCGAATTGCGGTTAATGATGAGCTGGGCGCGTTCGAAGAAGCGTTACATCAGGCCGTTCGGTGCTTGGCACCGGGCGGACGTGTATCTGTTATTACTTTTCACTCACTTGAGGACCGAATTTGCAAACAGATTTTTAGCAGTTATCTGGAGAAATGTACATGCCCTCCCGATTTTCCGTTGTGTGTTTGCGGCGGTAAGGGTACCATGCGTTTAGTGAACAGAAAGCCGCTGATTCCAACGGAAACGGAACTGGCCGAAAACTCCCGTGCTCGTTCAGCGAAGCTGCGCGTAGCCGAGAAACTGTAA
- the mraZ gene encoding division/cell wall cluster transcriptional repressor MraZ, with the protein MFMGEFQHSIDDKGRVIIPAKFRESLGPSFVVTRGLDQCLFVYPMEEWGVMEQKLKALPLMKSDARAFTRFFFSGATECELDKQGRVNLPGNLREYAKLDKDCVVLGVSNRVEIWSKGIWESYFNQSEEAFNDIAEKLVDFNFDL; encoded by the coding sequence ATGTTTATGGGGGAGTTCCAACATAGCATTGATGACAAGGGTCGGGTTATTATTCCGGCTAAATTCCGCGAATCTCTGGGACCGTCTTTCGTTGTCACACGGGGTTTGGACCAGTGTCTTTTCGTGTACCCCATGGAGGAGTGGGGGGTCATGGAACAGAAGCTCAAAGCACTGCCGTTGATGAAATCCGATGCACGTGCGTTTACCCGGTTTTTTTTCTCGGGTGCCACCGAATGTGAATTGGACAAACAGGGCAGGGTAAATTTGCCGGGCAATCTTAGAGAGTATGCCAAGCTGGACAAGGATTGCGTTGTTCTTGGCGTGTCGAACCGGGTGGAGATTTGGAGCAAAGGCATATGGGAGAGTTATTTCAATCAATCCGAAGAAGCATTCAACGACATTGCCGAAAAGCTGGTCGATTTTAATTTTGATCTATAA
- a CDS encoding adenosylhomocysteinase → MTTPALQNSIVKDMGLASEGHLKIDWVEAHMPVLNRIRRQFEQDLPFKGLKVAICLHLEAKTAYLAKVIQAGGAEVTITHSNPLSTQDDVCAALVEDGVTVYAKYNPDPVEFKELQLRALEVKPDLIIDDGGDFATIIASERPDLAATIRGGAEETTTGIIRLKALAKEGQLRFPMVAVNDAYCKYLFDNRYGTGQSAFDGIIRTTNLVVAGKNVVVVGYGWCGKGVAMRAKGLGANVIVTEIDPIKAVEAHMDGFRVMTMVEAAKLGDFFIAVTGNKDVITGEHYDVMKDGAILSNAGHFDVEVNKPELAKRSDSIRTVRRNIEEYRFKDGRKMYLLAEGRLVNLGAADGHPAEIMDTTFALQALGLRYVSENYAELGKTVVNVPYDIDQQVASYKLESLNIAIDSLSAEQEKYLDSWKF, encoded by the coding sequence ATGACTACCCCTGCATTGCAAAACAGTATCGTTAAGGATATGGGACTCGCTTCGGAAGGTCATCTGAAAATTGATTGGGTAGAAGCACATATGCCGGTGTTAAACCGCATTCGTCGCCAATTTGAACAGGATCTTCCGTTTAAAGGTTTGAAAGTAGCCATTTGCCTTCACCTTGAGGCCAAAACAGCTTACCTGGCGAAAGTCATTCAAGCTGGTGGTGCAGAAGTGACGATTACACACAGCAATCCATTGTCAACACAGGACGATGTTTGTGCTGCTCTGGTGGAAGACGGCGTTACTGTGTATGCCAAATATAATCCGGACCCTGTTGAGTTCAAAGAACTGCAACTTCGTGCACTTGAAGTGAAACCTGATCTGATCATTGATGACGGTGGAGACTTTGCCACTATCATTGCATCTGAACGTCCTGACCTAGCTGCCACCATTCGTGGTGGAGCAGAGGAAACGACAACGGGCATCATTCGTTTGAAAGCTTTGGCGAAAGAAGGACAATTGCGTTTCCCAATGGTTGCAGTCAATGACGCTTATTGCAAATACTTGTTTGATAACCGTTACGGTACAGGTCAGTCTGCATTCGATGGTATCATCCGTACAACTAATTTGGTCGTTGCAGGAAAAAACGTAGTTGTAGTGGGTTATGGATGGTGTGGTAAAGGTGTAGCGATGCGTGCCAAAGGGCTCGGAGCAAATGTCATCGTAACTGAAATTGATCCTATTAAAGCCGTAGAAGCACATATGGACGGATTCCGTGTCATGACGATGGTAGAAGCTGCAAAATTGGGTGATTTCTTCATCGCTGTTACCGGCAATAAAGATGTGATTACTGGAGAGCATTACGATGTGATGAAGGATGGAGCAATTCTTAGCAATGCGGGTCACTTTGACGTGGAAGTAAACAAACCTGAACTTGCTAAACGTTCCGATTCGATTCGTACCGTACGCCGCAACATTGAAGAATATCGCTTCAAAGATGGCCGTAAGATGTATTTGCTGGCTGAAGGACGCCTCGTAAACCTGGGTGCAGCCGATGGACACCCTGCTGAGATTATGGATACAACGTTTGCATTGCAAGCGCTGGGTCTGCGTTATGTGAGCGAGAACTATGCGGAACTGGGTAAAACCGTTGTTAATGTACCTTATGACATTGACCAACAGGTTGCCAGTTACAAACTAGAAAGCTTGAATATTGCCATCGACTCTTTGTCCGCCGAGCAGGAAAAATATCTGGACAGCTGGAAATTCTAA